One Xyrauchen texanus isolate HMW12.3.18 chromosome 2, RBS_HiC_50CHRs, whole genome shotgun sequence genomic window carries:
- the LOC127653517 gene encoding mitogen-activated protein kinase kinase kinase 11, with amino-acid sequence MEPLKNMFPWKSLDRTQKGNFTNPVWTALFDYEATGKDELTLRKGDLVEVLSLDSEISGDEGWWAGKVNNKVGIFPSNYVSFKPSRYGQLPGPGVVQDLGPAVVSEFEMVDFSELSLEEVIGVGGFGKVYRGTWRGGLVAVKAARQDPDEDISVTAQNVHNEARLFAMLQHPNIIAFKGVCLQEPNLCLIMEYASGGALSRALAGCRIPPHVLVNWAVQIARGMLYLHSEAIVPVIHRDLKSNNILLAEPVEQDSIEGKTLKITDFGLAREWHKTTKMSTAGTYAWMAPEVIKSSTFSKGSDVWSYGVLLWELLTGEVPYRGIDGLAVAYGVAVNKLTLPIPSTCPEPFAQLMSECWDQDPHRRPSFRCILDQLTALEEQVLYEMPPDSFHSLQDDWKHEIQSMFDELRAKEKELRCREEELKRAALEQKSHEEFLRQREQQLVQWEQDVFERELSLLILHLNQNHKPNVKKRKGTFKKHKLKVKNGEKISMPQDFIHKITVQASPGLEERRNSPDMGSPSIGPRFRAIQLSPSDSRWSSVWPLETLPVKQINGERRFTPHPSPKSPKSPKILRLTPENSLSMRAKLLDMDNNENEDSRADFEEYRPMTPEYNHNEGSESEEGGLTPCGSPKPDQPGPSSLAKSTHGSLLNSAALLASIALGRCLEPQHPPTPPPRASSRTNLSTLEPDRSPARPAEPNVVDDLITFSTDSLPQAFLGTLKTPEIKLLPLSPPPPNPRDRDRSGCRTPQHSPGDWTMYTNGQMANENSYQSGERRRRSSNGLHSSQLVLDLPLCQDTFEPEDKSPMSFALYPDPRLWSPKTRRLEVNIVPRPRPSPIRPRIDPWSFVSAGVVDKPDAKKATCASSPMSPRLGYHPSPTNPFTNCDPFPSPDCDPFNLKLEPSMNTDHLSFDPFSTPFLTSRSAPCSTNVSPNLSLRVAPLKPVDSPLIDFGRVGVNKPLDVPKERVHTRQTLGLSPFRSPALLRDDRF; translated from the exons ATGGAGCCTCTGAAGAACATGTTCCCCTGGAAGAGTTTGGATCGGACCCAGAAGGGGAACTTCACCAACCCCGTTTGGACCGCCTTGTTCGACTATGAGGCCACGGGAAAGGATGAGTTGACCCTTCGTAAAGGCGACCTGGTGGAGGTCCTGTCTCTGGATTCTGAGATATCCGGGGACGAAGGATGGTGGGCGGGCAAGGTCAACAACAAAGTGGGAATCTTCCCCTCCAACTACGTCTCCTTCAAACCCAGCAGATACGGGCAGCTTCCGGGTCCCGGGGTGGTCCAGGACTTGGGCCCAGCCGTGGTCAGCGAGTTCGAGATGGTGGATTTCAGTGAGTTGAGTCTGGAGGAGGTTATCGGGGTTGGGGGTTTTGGGAAGGTCTACCGGGGCACCTGGAGGGGCGGGCTGGTGGCCGTCAAAGCGGCCCGTCAGGACCCGGACGAGGACATCAGCGTCACGGCCCAGAACGTCCATAACGAGGCGAGACTCTTCGCCATGCTCCAACACCCCAACATCATCGCCTTCAAGGGCGTTTGCCTTCAGGAACCCAACCTGTGTCTGATCATGGAGTACGCGTCCGGTGGGGCGTTGAGCCGGGCTCTGGCCGGGTGTCGGATCCCGCCCCACGTGCTGGTCAACTGGGCGGTCCAGATCGCCCGAGGGATGCTGTACCTCCACAGCGAGGCCATCGTACCCGTGATCCACCGAGACCTGAAGTCGAACAACA TCTTGTTGGCAGAGCCGGTGGAGCAGGACAGTATTGAGGGCAAGACGCTGAAGATCACAGATTTTGGTCTGGCACGTGAGTGGCACAAAACCACTAAGATGAGCACAGCGGGCACATACGCCTGGATGGCACCAGAGGTCATCAAATCATCCACCTTCTCAAAGGGAAGCGACGTGTGGAG ttATGGTGTGTTATTGTGGGAGCTGTTGACGGGTGAAGTTCCCTACAGAGGGATCGACGGTCTCGCTGTTGCTTATGGAGTCGCTGTGAACAAACTGACGCTCCCGATTCCCTCCACCTGCCCTGAACCCTTCGCTCAGCTCATGTCCG AGTGCTGGGATCAGGACCCTCACCGGCGGCCCAGTTTCAGGTGTATTCTGGATCAGTTGACTGCTCTGGAGGAGCAGGTGTTGTACGAGATGCCTCCAGATTCATTTCACTCTCTTCAGGACGACTGGAAACACGAGATCCAGAGCATGTTTGATGAGCTCAGGGCCAAAGAGAAG GAGTTGCGCTGTCGTGAGGAGGAGCTGAAGCGTGCGGCGCTGGAGCAGAAGTCTCACGAGGAGTTTCTCCGTCAGCGCGAGCAACAGCTAGTGCAGTGGGAACAGGACGTGTTCGAGCGGGAACTTTCACTCCTCATCCTCCATCTGAACCAGAACCACAAACCCAACGTGAAGAAACGCAAAGGGACGTTCAAGAAACACAAACTTAAAGTGAAGAATGGAGAGAAGATCAGTATGCCGCAGG ATTTTATCCACAAGATCACAGTTCAGGCTTCGCCGGGTTTGGAGGAAAGACGGAATTCTCCGGATATGGGCTCGCCATCCATCGGTCCACGCTTCCGTGCGATACAAC TGAGTCCCAGTGACAGCAGGTGGAGTTCAGTTTGGCCGTTGGAGACTCTTCCTGTCAAACAGATTAATGGGGAGAGGAGATTCACTCCTCATCCGAGTCCCAAAAGCCCCAAAAGTCCAAAGATCCTGCGGCTCACACCGGAGAACAG TCTGTCAATGAGAGCGAAGCTCTTGGACATGGACAATAATGAAAATGAAGATTCGAGAGCAGATTTTGAGGAATACAGGCCGATGACACCCGAATACAATCACAacg AGGGTTCTGAGAGTGAGGAAGGTGGTTTGACACCCTGCGGCTCTCCCAAACCGGATCAGCCCGGACCGTCCTCTCTCGCTAAGAGCACACACGGCTCGCTGCTCAATAGCGCCGCCCTGCTGGCGTCCATTGCTCTGGGACGCTGTCTGGAGCCTCAGCACCCCCCCACGCCGCCCCCCCGGGCGTCCTCGAGGACTAACCTGTCCACACTAGAACCGGATCGCTCTCCAGCCCGTCCCGCCGAACCCAACGTGGTGGACGATTTGATCACATTCAGCACGGACTCGTTACCACAAGCATTTTTGGGCACTTTGAAAACCCCGGAGATTAAACTGTTACCGCTCAGCCCTCCGCCACCGAACCCGCGCGACAGAGACCGGTCAGGCTGCCGCACGCCGCAGCATAGTCCCGGAGACTGGACGATGTACACGAACGGACAGATGGCCAATGAGAATTCATATCAGAGCGGGGAGCGGCGGAGGAGGTCGAGTAATGGACTTCACTCTTCACAGCTGG TGTTGGATCTGCCGTTGTGTCAAGACACTTTTGAGCCCGAGGACAAATCTCCAATGTCATTCGCTCTCTATCCAGACCCTCGACTGTGGAGCCCCAAAACACGGCGTCTTGAGGTCAACATCGTCCCACGACCCCGCCCGTCCCCTATCCGACCCCGCATTGACCCATGGAGTTTCGTATCGGCTGGCGTGGTGGACAAACCTGATGCCAAGAAAGCCACTTGTGCAAGCAGTCCCATGAGCCCTCGACTGGGGTACCACCCCTCACCCACAAACCCCTTCACAAACTGTGACCCCTTCCCTTCCCCGGACTGTGACCCCTTCAATCTAAAGCTCGAGCCTTCCATGAACACGGACCACTTGTCCTTTGACCCCTTCTCCACCCCATTCCTGACCTCACGCTCCGCCCCCTGTTCGACAAACGTAAGCCCCAATCTATCTCTCAGGGTGGCCCCTCTAAAGCCGGTGGACTCGCCGCTCATAGACTTTGGACGTGTGGGTGTCAACAAACCGCTAGATGTCCCCAAAGAACGAGTCCACACGCGCCAAACTCTCGGGCTCAGCCCCTTCCGCTCGCCAGCACTGCTGAGAGACGACAGGTTCTAA